The segment ACGCCAGCCAATAGTTTTTAGCATCTaagaaacaaaaccaaaatgcaaattaatttatatgttaAACATATGCCTGCATCTTATACTTACAATGCCAGCTACTATAAGACCACCCACTGTGCCTTGAGATCCAATTGAGGTCAATGCAAAACGTGATATTATCGACAATTGTTCTTGGGTAATATTTCCCACTGGTGTGGGTATAAGACACAATGGTGTGTCACCAACTGGTGATATTGGTGATATAGGATTTTGCTAAAACaatcaatttatattaatttaaagtatATGTTTTATTGCACTGAGATATCAAAACATACCACAACACTGCCTTGACGATTCATTATGGCCGGTTGTTTCTTATAGTTATTGCGCTCTCTTACTTTACCAGTGAAACGTTGTATCATGGCAGTTATGCCCCAGgagaatttaaattctaaatccTCTTGAAAATCTGCACATAAATTCTGACAATTCAACGAATACAACATTTCGAAAGGCTGGGAACGTGCAACAATTTTAGTGGGAGGGATTAGTTTTTCATTGGGTAATAAAGCATGCATGCGTTCTGGAagcagaaaaaagaaaataatgcaaCGTTTACtgtttgtttcaaaaatgttttaaagttggacaatttatataaaaaattttcaaaattcttcaatttttagagaaaattttcgaaattttctacttttatagataattttcgaaattttctacttttatagataattttcgaaattttctacttttatagaaaattttcaaaattttcttcttttatacaaatttttcaaaattatcttcttttatagaaaattttcaaaaatttcttttttttatagaaaattttcaaaactttcttcttttatagaaaattttattcttttatagaaaattttcaaaattttcttcttttatagaaaattttcaaaattttcttcttttatagaaaattttcaaaattttcttcttttatagaaaattttcaaaattttcttcttttaNNNNNNNNNNNNNNNNNNNNNNNNNNNNNNNNNNNNNNNNNNNNNNNNNNNNNNNNNNNNNNNNNNNNNNNNNNNNNNNNNNNNNNNNNNNNNNNNNNNNaattttcttcttttatagaaaaatttcaaaattttcttttatagtaaattttcaaaattttcttcttttatagaaaattttcaaaattttcttcttttatagaaaattatagaaattttcttcttttatagaaaatttaaaaattttcttcttttatagaaaattttagaaattttcttcttttatagaaaattttagaaattttcttcttttatagaaaattttataaattttcttcttttatataaaattttctattttatttttctattttaaaagaaaattttaaaaattcttcatttgtataaaaattttttgaaattctcatattttatagaaaaatttcgaaattttctattttaaaataatattttccaaatcttttaaatttctccacttttatttcgaaattttctatttaaatataattttttgaaatttctccactttattttcaaaattctctattttaagaaaaaatttataaaattctttaatcttaaagaacaattttggaattttatcgcatattttttttccatttttatttcaaaatggaaattctttatttttacagaaaattttcaaaattatttaatttcatagaaaatttttaaaattctctatttttataaaaaatattcaaaaaatttatgaaattttttattttatagaatatttttaaaattttcttttttaaaggaaaattttcaaaattttccatttttatagaaacattttgaaattttctattttaaaataatattttacaaatcttTGAAATTTCtccactttttttcaaaattttctattttaatagaatattttccaAATCTTTGAAATTTCTccacttttttcgaaattttctattttaatagaatattttcaacatttttgaaatttctgcaCTTTATTCTCGAAATTATctattttaagagaaaatttctaaaattctctaatctttaagaaatattttagaattttatcatagatttttttctatatttattaaaaaaaaattcgaaattttaacagatttttccAATGTACGTACCCGTCATTTCTCTTTGTGCTGCCTCCACATTCATCGCCAAAGCCATTGATAATCTAGCCCGCAGATTCGAACCCAAACCTGCCTCAACATGACCattcaattcttttttatagatatttaaaacCAAAGGCTCCGGATGGAAGGGCATATTAAACTCATCAATCAAAACACCCAAACGCCAAATTTCCTCATTTAAAGCCTTTGACACCTTCTGTTCAACTTCTTCGACCATATTgtgtattttcaatttcatttcgcGTGTAACATTCATCATTTCCGTTTCAGTACCCTGAATACGTTCCGTGAGTAAAGTCTTTTGATCCACTTTTAAATTACGGAATATTGTAATGCGTTCGAAAATATTGTCCAGCATAGAACGCATATCTCCGGAAAGGGTTTTACCACGAGAACTGTGTTTTTCGAATTTAGTTTGAACGGCACTCTTTGAAATGCACTCTTCGAATTTGCGCTCAAAATCTTGAAATTCAAAGTAACGCATTTGGAAGCCCTCAGCAAGGGCACCTTGGCTAGGAGAGTTGCCTTTAGCTTCCTCAATGCGAGCCTGTAGGGCCTCACGGGCCGAAACAAAGAATACACGTTCAGCTGCCTCCTTTTCGTTGGTGATTTTCAACTCTTTAGTGAGAAAATCAATACAACGTTCTGTATGCTGGATTTTAACCTATAAAGTTATTAAgggaaattgttttatatttatttttataaaaaagttgtttaaagatAAAGCCTGCAAGCTAACTAAATGTGTTAAGTAATACTAAGCTAAGCTAGCCAAAAGGTATTTTTCTTTACCTTTTCAAGCTCCttgtgtgaaatatttttttttagaaaataacaaagtacaaacaaatgtttacaaattaaaaactaaaaatctcAAATtactacaaatattaaaaataaataacacttACCGATTCTTGAGATTCTGGCTCATGGGCCGAAGCATCCCAACGATTATTGAGTATGAAAATATTGGGTTTTGAAAGTTTTTGTGATACTGTATGAAAGAATTGCTTTTCAGCTCTGGTCATGGTGGACTCGGCATTCAAGACCAGTACAAAGACATCGGCATTTAAACAGTGATTATCAATCCAATCATCTAGATTAGCTGAAACATCTACACCAGGAGAATCGACAAAGACGACGTCATCACGCAAAAGACTGCAACGTTCGCGGGGCCAAAAAATGCGCACCAAGGAACTTTCAGAGAGTTTTTCTTGACACAAAGCATTGGCCAGTTgtttaatattctaaaatttatataaatttatcttcATGATTTGAATATTTTGGGAATGTATTAGTTTTACTTACCACCACATTAAGTTTCTCATCAGAGCCTTCTTTTATTAGATAAGCTTCGTGACTGTCACTGCCTTCTACTTGGCAGAAGCAATTTGTTGTATGACCAATGCCACTGGGTAAAATTTTCTCACGTAACATGGCATTAATTACGGAACTTTTGCCATTTGAGGTACGACCGAAAAAGGCCACTTTCATGTGATCGCGAGCCAATACCTCGCGTATACCAGCTACTTTAAGCACATAACTTTCAAACAGTTCACGTTCTGCTTTATCAACAATATCGGCTTCAGCATGTAgggctttttgaaaaaaaaaattaggaaatttagactttttctaaataaaaacaaatggatatccatttttatatttaccattaataaattgtgttgTTTCATTGACATATTCCTCGATTTCAGCGTAAATATCATTGATCTTCTTTTTCGCTCTAACAAAGACCTGTAAGGGTGATTTATCAGCATTGATGTGCATTGTGCGATTTTCGGACATCAACGCAGTCGGATCgtaatttaatgatttattgtGTGTATTGGAAGAAGTGTTACCGGCGTTGCCGCCATTACCAGTGACCACAGAAAGTGTACGATTCAAATAGGCCGCCATTATTTACGAAAATAAatggttgtttttttaatatgcaAAAGAAATTATCtggcttttttgttttgtttgcttaCAAATAtgattaaatgaattaaatatatttatagttcTTTGActtaaaagttaaagaaaaaccaaagataaattataaacaaaaaagctttatgtaacaaaataaatatgtatttacgaTCGCTTTTTATTTAGgctaaatattatttgtattatatcgcgttttctatattttaaatttgtattgtttatgGGTTTTTTTCGTAATTTCAAAACAAACCGATTGACATAATAGGCAATGTGTAgtggaattgaaaaaaaagtaaattaaaacaaattccacaaatttaataagaaaacaatataAGTGCAGAATCTAATGATAAGCTAAACGGGGGTTTCTCCAAAtcgatattttatttaaatacttttgtagCTAGGCTGATAACACCAAATCAATGTAGAGTCTGTTTatagttgtttttaattttgatggGGTTGGctaaataaaacttaagttctactaaaactgaaaaaaaatagaagaaaagaaaaataaataaatgaaaacaaaacaaataataaaacataattataatgataataaataaacagattAGCAGCTACATGAAGTAATATTTgtaatgttaaaacaaataataaaaatcaaagcaaataaacattataaactaatttgaatattattacaattaaaaactAGTGTgacattgaaatttttcaaatcgaGGTTTATGGCAGAAATAAGAGCAATACAGCCCATTGAGGTACATATTTAAGATAGTAAAATGTTACTaagataataattatatatccctttattcataaatttacaTGTGAACTGTGAAAGATTACAATTCTTcacttaaataataatttgaaagaacatttaaaattttattcatcattaatattttttacatatatattttttgcttagGGGAAATTTTTAAGTTGTTCAAGAAGAAGGGATATTTTCGTGTTTTCTTTAGAACGTATTTTAGTTAATGTGTTTTAAATACATgccaaaattctaaaaaaaaattgtcataagTGAAGGCATGAAAAATTACACCCAATTCACTCATATGAAACTCAATTATAGGAATTGTAACCTTAGAATAGAGGGTAATGAAGCTGCAAACCAAGCTGTAAAACAAATTTCGATGTGAAATGAGAAGATTCTATGATTAGAAAATATAACTGCCTGTGAACTGCTTAATTTATTATACTTTCCCACGGAAATCTATCTAAATTAAGTGATAAAGTGAAAGAAGTTAAAGTATTATAGTTCGAAGGTGTAAGGTATGTGCAGAAAGTTCGGGAAGTTAAAAGTCAATGATTCATGCGGACACAACATGGTGTAAACCAAATTACATTAATCTTCATAGTGATAACATTGactaaaaaatttgttgtaCGTTCTTTTATCAACAATTGATTATATCATTCTTCTTATATCACTTAATAATACAGTTCAAAAGAGTGTAGTTGTTGCTAACGGGCTGCATGCAAATAACCTCAGAACACCATCTACACAAGGAAACGAAGGTCCTGccagtcaaggaacataatgtcatgctgaCTAAACAGTTTCTCTTGGGATGTCACTGGAGGAATCATCCCAACTctaacatcacacagttggatgctccacttaggcatgtcaggaaggaccttCGTGAATACGAAGAGAGCGTACAAAGTTATGTCAGGACCCCTTAAATAGCAACtcgtatacagcagctttgaacgacattcatagagacgccatcaTTACTACGGTTTCGGTTACCATGAATGAATTTCGTtcttggaggtcgcccaccgcccataACAGAAATAAAGAACCTGCCGCagaaaacaagagttgctctggcacaactgagatcggcTTGTGGGCAGGGTCCCCATGATAACctccacatattcaactgcccagcccaccctacttcacttagcccaatggatttatggactaaccctaTTGAAGTAGGccaatttcttggcttggaccTAGGTACAGAACTCctggattaaaaattttatagtttaagctgttacaataacaacaacagtttGTAAAAGGCTCTACATATAAGCTATATATATGTAAGTGCTCATAGAACGATTGTTGAATGTTTCGACATCCTGTTTAATGATGCCTAAAATTCTTCTACTAATATTACTTCCAAGCAATGTCAATTTGCTCGTGAATGATATTTCATGCAACCAAATTGGTATAACCGCCAAGTATTTTGTACTATCTGAAAATGAGTCTTTTATACCACTCCATGTATTTCATGGTATTATTAGTTAATTTAGTTTGCTTTTGACTTTGATTCTGTACTACTAAAATATGCACATAGAAATCATTTATTCAAACTTCTGCCATTAAACTTCAAATCTTGACAATTAGAAAGAACTTTAACAAAAGCTTAAATAAACACGTGAAACGAAGTACTTCTTGAAAAAAATGATCaatgaattttttgaaaacaaaaaaataattatccataaataaaaattgccatatttgtatatttttaaatgtatactaaataaaaatatgtaaatattaaaggaggaaaataatgaaaatattagaaCGTAAAAACTCTTAATTCAGACCAACGTACAagtgtttttttgtatgtgtatgcCTCATTGGTATCtcatatagaattttaaatttgctaAATTGCGAATAAACACAGAATATTGTTTAAATGATTCAAATTATAATCATCATATTGCgcacaaataaaaacaagaaaatgtattcttcatacatacacacacacacagctacaccaataaacaaaaataatgataatggacggataaaaaaactaattatgacGTTGACACTATTCCTGCTATCAAAGGACAACACAATGCAGCTTGCCTATAAGGATAATTAGTggcctttaaaatatttattatggatttcTTGACTATATTATGTATTGTTTTTTCTGCCACTATTAGAGCCACCGCTGTCTacgatttcttttcatttttttctcgtTCTGCTGAAACTTAACTAACCTGATTGTTTGATTCTTCGGTcattgtattttttaagtttttttcagaTACTCACTGCTGTTGCTGGCTTCCAAACCAAGTTGAAATGGCAACAGCACTTAAATTTCTatgattattgtttatttttaggaattatatttaattatttatattattttttgttagaaattttgtttttattaaatgatgtAACACGAAAACTTTCCGACGAAACCCAATGACATTTGATTTGACAGCACAACTGTCAGTTTGTTCGTACAAGGGTTGTATTTTTGCGTAGTATGTTAAAGGTGGATGTAAAAGTATGAAATCTTTCGTCTGTTAATATAATCGTTTATATATGATAAATTGAGCCTTACCccatgtctatattagacaaatatttattatgctaaacgtcaaattgttatcatgataaaaaATTAGCAGGTACAGACGGCACTTATTAGCGTTATAACGTCGTTATGACagtgttgtctaaacaattgtttagacaacgttgtcttgataacaaacgtcattttattgtaaaatttggttagaattttgtttttgtgcaattaaaatttatttttaacataagttttcgtgaaattagtatttatttacaaaatttgcatttaatttcgattgtttttataaaatatagcgttatttcaataaaattatctgtGAGTTGTCGtgataaaattagcattttGTTACCCTAtgcattaacataaacaaaaaacgtcTGCCGACGTTTTGTCCATTGCcgtgataaatatttgtctaatatagacacggGGTTATTAAACGAAGACTCAGTTGTAATGTTATTTAGTTATGAAAAATGGTTTCCCTGATCCTGGTTACACAGGGAAACTTTTGTTCCAGCTACTAA is part of the Lucilia cuprina isolate Lc7/37 chromosome 3, ASM2204524v1, whole genome shotgun sequence genome and harbors:
- the LOC111679253 gene encoding transmembrane GTPase Marf isoform X3, which gives rise to MAAYLNRTLSVVTGNGGNAGNTSSNTHNKSLNYDPTALMSENRTMHINADKSPLQVFVRAKKKINDIYAEIEEYVNETTQFINALHAEADIVDKAERELFESYVLKVAGIREVLARDHMKVAFFGRTSNGKSSVINAMLREKILPSGIGHTTNCFCQVEGSDSHEAYLIKEGSDEKLNVVNIKQLANALCQEKLSESSLVRIFWPRERCSLLRDDVVFVDSPGVDVSANLDDWIDNHCLNADVFVLVLNAESTMTRAEKQFFHTVSQKLSKPNIFILNNRWDASAHEPESQESELEKVKIQHTERCIDFLTKELKITNEKEAAERVFFVSAREALQARIEEAKGNSPSQGALAEGFQMRYFEFQDFERKFEECISKSAVQTKFEKHSSRGKTLSGDMRSMLDNIFERITIFRNLKVDQKTLLTERIQGTETEMMNVTREMKLKIHNMVEEVEQKVSKALNEEIWRLGVLIDEFNMPFHPEPLVLNIYKKELNGHVEAGLGSNLRARLSMALAMNVEAAQREMTERMHALLPNEKLIPPTKIVARSQPFEMLYSLNCQNLCADFQEDLEFKFSWGITAMIQRFTGKVRERNNYKKQPAIMNRQGSVVQNPISPISPVGDTPLCLIPTPVGNITQEQLSIISRFALTSIGSQGTVGGLIVAGIMLKTIGWRVLVGVGALYGCIYLYERLSWTNSAKERAFKAQYVRHATKKLKMIVDLTSANCSHQVQQELSSTFARLCRTVDTATTDMNEELKTLEGQLAILEANQKQLKLLRNKANYIQNELEIFENNYIASN
- the LOC111679253 gene encoding transmembrane GTPase Marf isoform X5, yielding MSENRTMHINADKSPLQVFVRAKKKINDIYAEIEEYVNETTQFINALHAEADIVDKAERELFESYVLKVAGIREVLARDHMKVAFFGRTSNGKSSVINAMLREKILPSGIGHTTNCFCQVEGSDSHEAYLIKEGSDEKLNVVNIKQLANALCQEKLSESSLVRIFWPRERCSLLRDDVVFVDSPGVDVSANLDDWIDNHCLNADVFVLVLNAESTMTRAEKQFFHTVSQKLSKPNIFILNNRWDASAHEPESQESELEKVKIQHTERCIDFLTKELKITNEKEAAERVFFVSAREALQARIEEAKGNSPSQGALAEGFQMRYFEFQDFERKFEECISKSAVQTKFEKHSSRGKTLSGDMRSMLDNIFERITIFRNLKVDQKTLLTERIQGTETEMMNVTREMKLKIHNMVEEVEQKVSKALNEEIWRLGVLIDEFNMPFHPEPLVLNIYKKELNGHVEAGLGSNLRARLSMALAMNVEAAQREMTERMHALLPNEKLIPPTKIVARSQPFEMLYSLNCQNLCADFQEDLEFKFSWGITAMIQRFTGKVRERNNYKKQPAIMNRQGSVVQNPISPISPVGDTPLCLIPTPVGNITQEQLSIISRFALTSIGSQGTVGGLIVAGIMLKTIGWRVLVGVGALYGCIYLYERLSWTNSAKERAFKAQYVRHATKKLKMIVDLTSANCSHQVQQELSSTFARLCRTVDTATTDMNEELKTLEGQLAILEANQKQLKLLRNKANYIQNELEIFENNYIASN
- the LOC111679253 gene encoding transmembrane GTPase Marf isoform X6, whose amino-acid sequence is MTEESNNQVFVRAKKKINDIYAEIEEYVNETTQFINALHAEADIVDKAERELFESYVLKVAGIREVLARDHMKVAFFGRTSNGKSSVINAMLREKILPSGIGHTTNCFCQVEGSDSHEAYLIKEGSDEKLNVVNIKQLANALCQEKLSESSLVRIFWPRERCSLLRDDVVFVDSPGVDVSANLDDWIDNHCLNADVFVLVLNAESTMTRAEKQFFHTVSQKLSKPNIFILNNRWDASAHEPESQESELEKVKIQHTERCIDFLTKELKITNEKEAAERVFFVSAREALQARIEEAKGNSPSQGALAEGFQMRYFEFQDFERKFEECISKSAVQTKFEKHSSRGKTLSGDMRSMLDNIFERITIFRNLKVDQKTLLTERIQGTETEMMNVTREMKLKIHNMVEEVEQKVSKALNEEIWRLGVLIDEFNMPFHPEPLVLNIYKKELNGHVEAGLGSNLRARLSMALAMNVEAAQREMTERMHALLPNEKLIPPTKIVARSQPFEMLYSLNCQNLCADFQEDLEFKFSWGITAMIQRFTGKVRERNNYKKQPAIMNRQGSVVQNPISPISPVGDTPLCLIPTPVGNITQEQLSIISRFALTSIGSQGTVGGLIVAGIMLKTIGWRVLVGVGALYGCIYLYERLSWTNSAKERAFKAQYVRHATKKLKMIVDLTSANCSHQVQQELSSTFARLCRTVDTATTDMNEELKTLEGQLAILEANQKQLKLLRNKANYIQNELEIFENNYIASN
- the LOC111679253 gene encoding transmembrane GTPase Marf isoform X1, which codes for MTEESNNQAAYLNRTLSVVTGNGGNAGNTSSNTHNKSLNYDPTALMSENRTMHINADKSPLQVFVRAKKKINDIYAEIEEYVNETTQFINALHAEADIVDKAERELFESYVLKVAGIREVLARDHMKVAFFGRTSNGKSSVINAMLREKILPSGIGHTTNCFCQVEGSDSHEAYLIKEGSDEKLNVVNIKQLANALCQEKLSESSLVRIFWPRERCSLLRDDVVFVDSPGVDVSANLDDWIDNHCLNADVFVLVLNAESTMTRAEKQFFHTVSQKLSKPNIFILNNRWDASAHEPESQESELEKVKIQHTERCIDFLTKELKITNEKEAAERVFFVSAREALQARIEEAKGNSPSQGALAEGFQMRYFEFQDFERKFEECISKSAVQTKFEKHSSRGKTLSGDMRSMLDNIFERITIFRNLKVDQKTLLTERIQGTETEMMNVTREMKLKIHNMVEEVEQKVSKALNEEIWRLGVLIDEFNMPFHPEPLVLNIYKKELNGHVEAGLGSNLRARLSMALAMNVEAAQREMTERMHALLPNEKLIPPTKIVARSQPFEMLYSLNCQNLCADFQEDLEFKFSWGITAMIQRFTGKVRERNNYKKQPAIMNRQGSVVQNPISPISPVGDTPLCLIPTPVGNITQEQLSIISRFALTSIGSQGTVGGLIVAGIMLKTIGWRVLVGVGALYGCIYLYERLSWTNSAKERAFKAQYVRHATKKLKMIVDLTSANCSHQVQQELSSTFARLCRTVDTATTDMNEELKTLEGQLAILEANQKQLKLLRNKANYIQNELEIFENNYIASN
- the LOC111679253 gene encoding transmembrane GTPase Marf isoform X2, whose amino-acid sequence is MTEESNNQAAYLNRTLSVVTGNGGNAGNTSSNTHNKSLNYDPTALMSENRTMHINADKSPLQVFVRAKKKINDIYAEIEEYVNETTQFINALHAEADIVDKAERELFESYVLKVAGIREVLARDHMKVAFFGRTSNGKSSVINAMLREKILPSGIGHTTNCFCQVEGSDSHEAYLIKEGSDEKLNVVNIKQLANALCQEKLSESSLVRIFWPRERCSLLRDDVVFVDSPGVDVSANLDDWIDNHCLNADVFVLVLNAESTMTRAEKQFFHTVSQKLSKPNIFILNNRWDASAHEPESQESVKIQHTERCIDFLTKELKITNEKEAAERVFFVSAREALQARIEEAKGNSPSQGALAEGFQMRYFEFQDFERKFEECISKSAVQTKFEKHSSRGKTLSGDMRSMLDNIFERITIFRNLKVDQKTLLTERIQGTETEMMNVTREMKLKIHNMVEEVEQKVSKALNEEIWRLGVLIDEFNMPFHPEPLVLNIYKKELNGHVEAGLGSNLRARLSMALAMNVEAAQREMTERMHALLPNEKLIPPTKIVARSQPFEMLYSLNCQNLCADFQEDLEFKFSWGITAMIQRFTGKVRERNNYKKQPAIMNRQGSVVQNPISPISPVGDTPLCLIPTPVGNITQEQLSIISRFALTSIGSQGTVGGLIVAGIMLKTIGWRVLVGVGALYGCIYLYERLSWTNSAKERAFKAQYVRHATKKLKMIVDLTSANCSHQVQQELSSTFARLCRTVDTATTDMNEELKTLEGQLAILEANQKQLKLLRNKANYIQNELEIFENNYIASN
- the LOC111679253 gene encoding transmembrane GTPase Marf isoform X4, with product MAAYLNRTLSVVTGNGGNAGNTSSNTHNKSLNYDPTALMSENRTMHINADKSPLQVFVRAKKKINDIYAEIEEYVNETTQFINALHAEADIVDKAERELFESYVLKVAGIREVLARDHMKVAFFGRTSNGKSSVINAMLREKILPSGIGHTTNCFCQVEGSDSHEAYLIKEGSDEKLNVVNIKQLANALCQEKLSESSLVRIFWPRERCSLLRDDVVFVDSPGVDVSANLDDWIDNHCLNADVFVLVLNAESTMTRAEKQFFHTVSQKLSKPNIFILNNRWDASAHEPESQESVKIQHTERCIDFLTKELKITNEKEAAERVFFVSAREALQARIEEAKGNSPSQGALAEGFQMRYFEFQDFERKFEECISKSAVQTKFEKHSSRGKTLSGDMRSMLDNIFERITIFRNLKVDQKTLLTERIQGTETEMMNVTREMKLKIHNMVEEVEQKVSKALNEEIWRLGVLIDEFNMPFHPEPLVLNIYKKELNGHVEAGLGSNLRARLSMALAMNVEAAQREMTERMHALLPNEKLIPPTKIVARSQPFEMLYSLNCQNLCADFQEDLEFKFSWGITAMIQRFTGKVRERNNYKKQPAIMNRQGSVVQNPISPISPVGDTPLCLIPTPVGNITQEQLSIISRFALTSIGSQGTVGGLIVAGIMLKTIGWRVLVGVGALYGCIYLYERLSWTNSAKERAFKAQYVRHATKKLKMIVDLTSANCSHQVQQELSSTFARLCRTVDTATTDMNEELKTLEGQLAILEANQKQLKLLRNKANYIQNELEIFENNYIASN